The following DNA comes from Brassica oleracea var. oleracea cultivar TO1000 chromosome C5, BOL, whole genome shotgun sequence.
CGAATAGTCGTCGGATACTAAGGAAGAAAAATATGTACTGCTAAGATATGTTCGAAAATTTCCATGCATATTAGTATCTTACTAAAGCGTGTTTAAACAGAAAAAAAAAACAATTAACGGCGTAGGATGTATAAAATGGACTTATTCTTGGGTTCACCCCCTAGATTCATCCACCAATAGGATTTCATTATTTCAAATTCGATATCTTTTAAAAAAAGAAACAAAATATTGTCAAATAATATTATCTTTTTAAAATTAAAATGTAAAAATAAATAAATAAAAAATAGTAGTAATTACAAAAAAAATATTTTTAACGTCGTCAGCAAAACATTAAACCCTGAATCCTAATCCCTAAACCTTAAATCCGAAACTCTAAACCCTTGGGTAAACCCTAAACTCTAGGGTAAATCTTAAACTTTAAATCAAAATCACTAAACACTAAAATATTCGAGGGTTTAGGGTTTAGGATTTAGGGTTTAGGGTTTAGAGTTTTAGGGTTTAGTGTTTTTATTTAGAGTGTAGGATTTATCCAAGGGTTTAGAGTTTACCCAAGGGTTTAGGGTTTACCCAAGGGTTTAGGGTTTAGGGATTAGGGGTTAGGATTTAGGGTTTAGTGTTTTGCTGACGACGTTAAAAAAATTTTTTTTTTAATTTTTTTTTCTGTAACTACTATTTTTTTACTTTTTTATTTTTAAAACATAATATAACTTGCAAATATTTTGTTTCCTTTTTTAAAAAATATCAAATTTGAAATACTGAAATCTTATTGGTTGGGTTCACCCTAGGGGGCGAAGCCAATAATAACTCTATAAAGTGTATTTAATTACATAACTGTTCTATCTTTACGTATAGACATTGAGAAGACCATAGATAATATATGTGAACTTGGCGTATTAGTCTTCTATAGCAGAAAATACGATTCAAAGTACTCTTGATTTTCATCGAACCCGATACGAAGTAACGCAGTTCCTGATTCAAAAGCTTTATCGAGTCATTCCTTTGTCGTGTAAGCTAAAGCAAAAAAAAAGTATGCACATTAAAGACTTCTATTGTATACCCACACAAAAAAAAGTGAATGGTCGTTAAATCAATGTTTACATATTTAGTGGTTAAAAAATGTTACTCACCTCGCCGTTTGTTAGCAGTTTCCCACCAGATTTTGAACACACTGAACAATAGAAACACTGTCATCAATACAAAATACAAGAGTATTAGCCATTAATTAGCTTAGGCCTCGGCGTTCGGGTACCCGTTGGCATTCGGATCGGGTTTTTCGAGTTTTCGGATTTTCGGGTTTACGCTTCTAGGTCCCATACTAAAATTTTATTAGTACGGGTCGGGTTCGGATAATAACACTTCGGGTTCGGTTCAAAATTGTATTGCATCATAAAACCCATAAAGTAATCATATATCGTACGGATTCGGGTTATATCGGTTCGGTTCGGTTCGGATATAACCAAAGTAAAAAACAAATTTTTTGAAGTAAAACATAAAGAAAAACATCTANNNNNNNNNNNNNNNNNNNNNNNNNNNNNNNNNNNNNNNNNNNNNNNNNNNNNNNNNNNNNNNNNNNNNNNNNNNNNNNNNNNNNNNNNNNNNNNNNNNNNNNNNNNNNNNNNNNNNNNNNNNNNNNNNNNNNNNNNNNNNNNNNNNNNNNNNNNNNNNNNNNNNNNNNNNNNNNNNNNNNNNNNNNNNNNNNNNNNNNNNNNNNNNNNNNNNNNNNNNNNNNNNNNNNNACTTTTTATTTCAATGAGCAAATTATAAAATACTTATTTATAACTAATTGTGTATTTAAAGCATTTATTAGAATTTTAATATTTATTATTATATATAATATTACCACAAATATTGAATTTAATAATTGGAATACTTATATATATTTCAAAATATTTATATTGACTATTAATTTCGGATTTTTCGGGTTACCCGTTCGGGTTCGGTTAATAACACTTCGGGTTCGGATATTTTTTGTACCACCCTACAAAACTCGTTCGGGTATTTTTACGTTTCGGATCGGATAACGGGTCGGGTTTTTCGGTTCGGGTTCGGTTCGGATTTTGGGTTCTGGATTTTATGCCCCGGCCTAAATTAGCTAAAGATATGTCTTGCAGAAACCGTAAAGACTAGATGTGAAGAGAAGACTTCATCTATACAGGCATCTTTCACTAATTACAACCCATTATTATTGATGATGTCGACCGTGTCAAAACTAATTTGGTCCTTACATTTGCCCCTCAAGACACGATAGAAAGACTTACTTTTTTTTTTTTTTACAGACTTGCTTAGGTCCCACGTTGGAAAAATATTTAGTTTTTCGTCCATTGGACCCAGTTTCTCTTCTACCAATAGCGTTTTCTTTGTCGGCCTGCCAATGGCGTTAGAGAGAGGCATCGATATACGTAGAAAGATAGACGCATAAGAAGATTAATGTGAAATTATTTTAGCATACTGATAGTTAACTGATTGCTACTGTCACTCATATGAATGACGTTAAATGAAACTGGTCTCCTTAGATAAATTTACATTCGAATTGACGTTGTATAATCAGAAGTGAATAGATTTTTCTTTAAAAAAACTGAAACTGTTATTCTTTTTACTTATCTCTTTTAATTACTTGGAGTATATAATATTATAAATAAATATAAATAACTAATACTTGAAGCAAATAAATAAATAAAATGTATTAAAACGTAAAAGTAGAAGATGCATATTATTGGTGTTAAAGACTAAAAAGGTAGAATACTAGGAGGTTAGGTCGTCTCAGTGAGAATTCTCTCCCGGACATGATTTTCAAGGTAAGCAGCAAGCAAATGGCTAGCGGGTAATAGCTTGAAAGTGACCACTCACTTTCTTGCCCTGAACGGAAAGTATCTACTGGTCTCTCCTCTGCGCTATCTTGAAAGTCCTATTTATTTTCCAAAAGAAGGTTCCTCCAAGAACCATCTTCCCATCACAACTCGGTGCTTCCGCAAAGTTTTTGAAGCTTGATCCATTTTGCCTTGCATTACTGTGGCTCTTGTTCATCAGTTGGAGATCCCCGCTTCACAAGTGTTTTGCTGGACAAGTTACCGCATCCTCTCAACACCAACAGCCCCTAGATCTCCAATTGCTCGCTCCTCTCTTTCAAGTTGCTTGCTAGGAGTCGACTAGTGTACTCCTCTGGAAAGATAACATGTCTGTTTCGAGACCAATGAGTACTGGAATATGGCTCAAAGATACTCTGAAGCAGTAAAAGGAAAAAAACACATGGACGAACCTCAAGAAAAAGACATCAAGAGAATCAAGGCTCATAGCCTCGACAATTCAGTGTTTATTCGTGAGAATAGGCTCACTCTCACAGGAAGGTTAACCAATCCCCAGGAGCAGAGAATCACAGTACTCATCCCTTCACTCTCACGCAAATGGAACCTACAAGGGAGAGCAGTAGGCTCAGATCTGGGAAACAATTGTTTCCAGTTCCGTTTTGAAAGGGAAGATGACTTAAGAAGAGTGTTGGATAACAGACCATATCACTTTGCGTATTGGATGGTAATAATCCAAAGGTGGGAGCCGGTCATCTCCACGTCGTTCCCATCGTTCATTTTGTTCTGGATAAAGATCAAAGGTTTACCCCTCCACTTCTGGCATGATGATATGATATGTAGAATTGGCCAGGAGCTGGGTACTCTAGATAACCATGAGCTAACAAAGACAATAGCTAGAGTCAGAGTGCTGGTTGATGGGCTCAAACCTTTGGTTAAGGAATCAATTGTGGAATTTGACTCAGGGGAAGAAAGTCCCATTACCTTGGAATATGAGAAGCTGGAGATGCATTGCTCCTTCTGCTTCTCTTTACTACACGCGAGGAAGAAGTGCCCTTTAAGACTGGAGGAGAAGGCGCATGAACCCTTGACCTCTCATAGAGGAGTGTCAGAAGGTAGAAATGAGCATCTCACAACAAGATCTTCCTATGTGGCTTTCCCAGATAGAGCTCCAAGTTTCAGAGAACAGTCTAGCCAGTATCTTCAGCTACATGCAGATACTCATAACCAGATGAGACCCTCACTGACCAAAGAGATTGAGGCTCATCACACGTTCCAGGAGAGAGTTGATAGACATGAAAATATCTTTGGAGAACGGGTTAGCACGAGACAAACCTGAAATCCTCCTCCAGCAAAAGCTCCATCTGCTCCAGACAACTCTAAAGCTTCCTGGAATGACAACCCAGATCAGGAAAGACCTCATATCTATGGTTCTCCATCCTATACCAGGAGAAGAGAAAATCTGAATCGTACCTCACAGAATTGTAGAGATTTCTTTCCTCAGAGAAGTCTCGGCCAGTGGAGACCTAAGCAAGTCACAATTTCAGAGACAGCCCCCAAGCCTCCACACGTGGAAGCAGGACCCCCATCTGATGAACTTGCGGTAGTGGCTCAGCTTCAACAACCATCTGGTGATGTACATGCAGTAACCCGTGAAGCGGTTATGGAAGATTTACATGAAGTTACGAGACAATACTTGAGCTGCGCTGATCCGGTTGAGGCAGCAGTTAGAAAACATAGAGGTTTATATAGTGATGCATATGGCCTTATGGAATAAACTGCGTCAGCTATTCTAGCGGCAGCATCAGTTCAACCCCCCGGGCTTTGCAAAGTATCACTTGCAAAAGTAACTCAGCTACACATCCTCTGTAGGACCTCGCATTTAATGCCATCTTGTCTCCCGACCCGTCGACTATTCTCAGTCCTCAGCAGAGAGAAGAGGAAAGTGAGGGTCTGGTCCCCTGCGCCAGCGACGATGCTCATCCTGTTGACAACACCCCACTCAGAAGAGAAGTAGGTGCAAAAAAGATAAAGTCTATTATTGTTAGTCCTGAAGGAGAGCAACCAGAACCACATCAAGTACCAAAGAGCCCACTGGTCCAACAAGAGGATAATAAAATACTGCAAGATTTTTAAAACAGAGTCAGGAGGAGAGTGTCTCGTACCTCGAGAAGAAGATCCCCGAGGGAGAACCCCAACATACTTAGAGGTGCGAGCTCAAAGAAGGGAAGCTTTCTCAATTCAAAAACTCCCCAAAGACAGGAGCTGCCCCATCTGCCCTCCATCAAACCAAAACGTAGAAAATATCAATTTCAGTAAATACAGTGGCAGATAACTCAAATAATGCCTCAAACCCACCTATACAGCTGATCCCAGCGGTGAGTAAGAAAAAGTCGAATTTTCGGGTTCTTCCTCACCTGGCTCTTTAGCCTTCCTGAGCTGGAACTGTTGTGGGTTGGGAAATCTCATAACAGTCCAGCGGTTGCAAAAGATGCAAAGGAAGAATAATCATGATGTCATCTTTCTCTTGGAGACTAAAAACCCCAGTGAGATGGTGTTGAATGAACTTCAGTGGTTGCAATCGAACAACTACTTTGTGGTTGAACCTCACAGTCCAAGAGGAGGAGGACTCTTCTTGTCCCGGAAAAAAAACATCCAAGTAGTTATCAACTCATCATCATACAACTTTATTGACACGACGATTACATACAAAGGGAATTTCTTCCACACAACCTTTGTATACGGAGAGCCAAACAGTACTAAACCACAACAGATATGGAGGACTCTGTCTAATCTACATCTAGCTACAGAAGATCCTTGGTTCCTAACAGGAGATTTCAATGAGATTGTGGACAATAGTGAAAAATGCGGAGGCCTCGTTAGAGCAGAAGGAACATTTTGTGTGTTTAGGTCCTTTATATCACAAAATGACCTTTTCGATCTAAAGTTTACAGGAAGCTTCCTTTCTTGGAGGGGTAAAAGGCATTCGCACCTGATTCTTTGTCGGCTAGACAGAGCGATGTGCAACAGCGCATGGATGGACATGTTTCCCTCCTGCCGAAGCCAGTATCTCAAATTTGAGAGCTCTGACCATAGACCGCTCATATCCTACTTGGACACATCACGAAAGAAAAGTCAAAAGATCTTCAGGTTCGATAGACGACTAACTGATGATATGGAAGTGAATAACCTTATTAAGGAGGTCTGGAGTAGTTCATCTCACCTTATCGTAGAGGCAAGACTTTCTCTGTGCCGACATGCAATCTGGAAATGGTCAAAAGCATTCCACGAGAACAGTCAGAAAAGATTAAAGGAGACTAGAGAACTACTGGATTTAGCGATGGTGAATCTCATACCTGACGAGCCTCTGATCCATGAGCCCAATGTGAAACTGCTCCATCTATACAAAGAAGATGAGAGCTTCTGGAAACAGAGGAGTCGCCAACTATGGCTCTCTCTAGGAGACTCAAACACTGGATACTTCCATGCATCGGCAAAAGGAAGATCAGCAAAGAATAGGTTCTCTGTAATAGAGAACAACTGTGGAGTCCCTGTGTATGAAGAAGATCAGATTTCAGAAGTTATATATGCTTTCTATACGGATCTCTTCCGCTCCTCAAGCTCAGACAGTAGGCAAACAGTGTGTGATGCTCTTGCACCCTGCATTACGAACGCAAAAAATGAGGAGTTGATCGCGATCCCCCAAGCAAAATAGATCACAGAGGCAACCTTTGCGATCAATGGAGACAAAGCCCCAGGTCCTGATGGTTTTTCAGCTAGCTTCTTCCAGTCTAATTGGGATGTGGTAGGACCGGCAGTTATAAAGGAGATCCAGTAGTTCTTCATTTCAGGGTACCTCGCACCGACAATAAACAGAACTCATGTTAGACTTATTCTCAAGAGTCTCGGTGCTAAACGGGTAGAGGACTACAGACCTATTGCTTTATGCAACATCTACTATAAGATTATCTCGAAACTTCTATCACTCAGACTAAAGTCTGTCTTAGAGTGCATTATATCAGAGAATCAGTCGGCTTTCATTCCAGGAAGAGCTATTGGAGACAATGTACTAATTACTCATGAGATGCTACACTTTCTGAAGACATCTAAAGCTGAAAAACACTGCACTATAGTCGTTAAGACTGATATGTCTAAAGCCTATGACATAATTGAATGGTGTTTTATCTCAAACGTACTAGAGCGACTAGGATTTAATACAACCTGGACTCAATGGATCATGCAATGTATATCAACGGTATCCTATTCTTATCTAATTAATGATTTTGTCAATGAAGAAGCGAGACCTTACCGAGGGATAAGGCAAGGCGACCCCATCTCCCCCTACATCTTTATACTTTGTAGCGAGGTTCTTTCGGGCTTGTGTAAGAAGGCAGGAAGAGAGGGCAGTCTGCAAGGAGTTAGAGTGGCTCGTGGTTGTCCGCGTATTAACCATTTGCTCTTCGCAGATAACACTATGTTTTTCTGTGAGGCTTCCCAGTCTAGCTGCAACACACTTCTCTCGATCCTTCAAGTATACGAGAATGCCTCAGGGAAAATGATCAACAGAGAGAAGCCCTCCATCACTTTCTCGTGCAAGACCTCACCTGAAAAAAGAGAGGAGGCTAAATCAATTCTAGGTATCAACAGAGAAAGAGGTTTGGGGAAGTATCTAGGTTTACCAGAACATTTTGGCAGGAGGAAGAGAGACTTATTTACCTTCATTGTAGACAGAATCCGGCAGAAAGCTGTAAGTTGGTCGGCAGAACGGTTGTCAAGAGCAGGGAAGCTCACTATGCTCAAATTTGTTCTTAGTGCAATCCCAACGTACTCCATGTCGTGCTTCCTCCTACCTGTCAGCATGTGCAAAAGAATCCAATCAGTTTTAACAAGGTTCTGGTGGGATGACTACGAGGGAAACAAGAAGATAAGCTGGGTTGCTTGGGATAAAATGACAAAACCTAAAGCTCTAGGCGGTTTAGGACTCAGAGACATACATAAGTTCAACCAGGCACTCCTAGCTAAAGTAGCTTCCCTCAATGTTTACTAGCACGGGTGCTCCTAGGGAAATACTGCCACAAGAAAAGCTTTTTGGAAGCTGATGCACCGCAAAGTATCTCACACGGCTGGCGAAGTATCCTACATGGGAGAGACCTATTGGTTGAGAATCTAGGAAAATCTATAGGGAATGGGCAATGCACTAAACTATGGAAGGACTCTTTGATTTCCTTGGATGAGAATCTAAAACCTATAGGACCTATTAGGGAAGAGGCGCTTGACCTAACGGTGGCTGACATCTTGACATCTGACCTTAAATGGAATAGAGAAAGAATTGAAGAGCTCTTACCATCGTTTGTTCCCAGATCCTAAGAACTCAACCAAGCGACAAAGGGGCAGAGGACTCGTTTATTTGGAGAGCTACAAAATCTGGCATTTACACCGCTAAATCAGGTTACTTTGCTGCTTCTGTACCTACACAAGACTCATTGCCAGTACCACAAGATGAGTTCAGTTGGATTAAGGACGTTTGGTCATCGAAGTCCTCACCAAAAATGAAGACTTTTCTTTGGTCAATCCTTCAGAGTGCACTGCCTTTTGGAGTCAACCTGTTGAGCAGAGGAGGAATATCAGCGGGAGATTGCATCAGATGTCAAGAGAGGGAAACAATAACACATCGTTTCTTTACCTGCCCCTTTGCGGCGCAAGTATGGAACTCTGTTCCTCTCCACCAAGCAGTTCACATAGCTGCGGACACACCCTTTAATGAGATAATGGCCAGGTTCATGAAAGTGACTTGCCTCCCTCCCTCCGGCATCACCCATGACATTCTCTCATGAGTTCTTTGGAGTATTTGGACGGCTCGCAACACGCTCCTGTTTGAAAGAAGATATGTATCCCCTACAGAAACAACAACTAAAGGTATGAGACTAGCTTTGGAATGGTCGCAATCGCAAGGAAAAAGCAAGAAAGTAACGGTCTTATCTACAGTCTCTCAATCCACAATCAGACAGACAGCACCGGAAACGTCTTGTGTCAGATCGATCAGTTGTAAAACCAACGCGGCTTGGGACAAAGTCACGAAGACAGCATGTGATGCGCCTCGGATCGAGCATCCACCTCCTCAAATCGTAGACCCGGGCCAGGATGATGCGACCATGGATGAGACAACTGATTCTTCAACAAAGGAAAAACCAGGAGGGCTTAATGGCGAGTATACTGATCTAAAACCAGCTGTTGAGACAGAAGACAAGCTGAAACAGAGTGTGCATGAACTGGAACCAGCTGAAGAGAGTGTGCATGAGCTGAAACCAGCTGAAGTGAGAGTAGATGAGCTGGATGAGCTGAGTGAGTTAAGTGACACTAGCTTGGAGCTGAATGATTTAAGTGACACTGAAGATGGATCTTGTTTAGTTGCTGGGCGAAATGAGCATTTTTCAGCCCAATGAAAAATTCATAACAAATTCAATTTGGGTCGGTTTTACACCAAATTCGACCAGGCCTTTGCTGATGGTCTCCTGCCCATTTGCATCAAGAAATATCAACAAAAGGAGTCAAATTCGTGATCATCCAATAGTCATTCAACAACACACTTATTTCTAGTCAAAAGTCTTAGTCTTTGTTTATGTTTTCTAAGTTTCTAGTTTTCTACAAAACTCTTAAGTCTTTCTTTGACTCATTGTACTATAAATATGTAAACTCTTCCATGAATAAAATGAGTCTAAGTTTGAGTTATATTTTGTTCTTCTTTTCTTTGA
Coding sequences within:
- the LOC106292279 gene encoding uncharacterized protein LOC106292279 — encoded protein: MQRKNNHDVIFLLETKNPSEMVLNELQWLQSNNYFVVEPHSPRGGGLFLSRKKNIQVVINSSSYNFIDTTITYKGNFFHTTFVYGEPNSTKPQQIWRTLSNLHLATEDPWFLTGDFNEIVDNSEKCGGLVRAEGTFCVFRSFISQNDLFDLKFTGSFLSWRGKRHSHLILCRLDRAMCNSAWMDMFPSCRSQYLKFESSDHRPLISYLDTSRKKSQKIFRFDRRLTDDMEVNNLIKEVWSSSSHLIVEARLSLCRHAIWKWSKAFHENSQKRLKETRELLDLAMVNLIPDEPLIHEPNVKLLHLYKEDESFWKQRSRQLWLSLGDSNTGYFHASAKGRSAKNRFSVIENNCGVPVYEEDQISEVIYAFYTDLFRSSSSDSRQTVCDALAPCITNAKNEELIAIPQAK